Part of the Streptomyces antimycoticus genome, CTCGTCGCCCAGCTCGGTCAGCGAATACTCCACCTTCGGCGGCACCACGTCGTACGACTCCCGGTGGACGATTCCGTCCGCCTCCAACTCCCGAAGCTGCTGCGCCAGTACCTTCTCGCTCACCCCCGGAACCAGCCGCCGCAACTCCCCGAAGCGGCACCGCCGGTGATTGAGCGCCCAGATGATCAGCACTTTCCACTTGCCGTCGATCACGTCCACGGCCGCGTCCAGACCGCAGACATAAGGCTGCTTTCGCATGACCCCGCCCCCACTGACCTCAAGGTAAGTACGCACTCTTCAGTGCGTACTTGCCCACGTTACCGCCGGGGAACGAGGCTGTGAGCGGCGCGCTGGATCCCTATGAACCAAGCGGTATCCAAACAACTGGAGCAACCTCAATGAGCGAAACCCCCGTGACGGTGCTGGGCCTCGGCGACATGGGCACCGCGCTGGCCCGCGCCCTGATGAAGGCAGGTCACCGGACGACGGTGTGGAACCGTACGGCCGCCAAGGCCGAGGCGCTCGCCGCCGAGGGCGCGCTGACCGCCGCCACGGCCGGTGAGGCCGTCGCGGCGAGCCCCCTGGTGGTGGTCTGCCTACTGGACTACGACTCCGTACGGCAGGTGCTGGAGCCCCTCGGGGACGCCCTGTCCGGCAAGGCCGTCGTCAACCTCACCAACGGCACTCCGCAACAGGCCCGTGACCTGGCCGCATGGGCGGCCGGACACGGTGCCCACTACCTCGACGGCGGCATCATGGCCGTCCCGCCGATGATCGGGACGCCCGCCGCCTTCCTCCTCTACAGCGGCTCACCGGACGTCTTCGCGGACCACCGGGCCGTGCTGGACCTCTTCGGCGAGAGCCACCATCTCGGCGAGGACCCCGGCCGCGCCCCGCTGTACGACCTCGCCCTGCTCAGCGCGATGTACGGCATGTTCTCGGGCGTTCTGCACGCCTACGCCCTCGTCCGGTCGGACGGCGTGGCGGCGGCCGATGTCGCCCCGCTGCTGGGGCGCTGGCTGACCGCCATGTCGGGGGCCGCGGACGGCTTCGCACAGCAGATCGACTCCGGCGACCATGCCACCGGGGTGGTCTCCAACCTCGCCATGCAGTCGGCCGGGTTCGTCAACTTCACCGGCTCCGCGGGGGACCAGGGCATCAGCCCCGAACTGATCGCCCCGATCGGCGACCTCATGGCCCGCCGGGTCGCCGACGGCCATGGCCATGAGGGCCTCTCGGGGCTGGTGGAGCTGCTCGGCGCGGGAGGGCCCGGCGCCGTCCAGACGAGGTAGCCGTCCAGGCGTGGTGCTGCCTAGGCGTGGTGCTGCCTAGGCGTGGCGCTGCCTAGGAGAGGTGCGGCCCGGCCTAGGCGAGATGCTGCCTGCCTCGGCATGGCG contains:
- a CDS encoding winged helix-turn-helix transcriptional regulator, with amino-acid sequence MRKQPYVCGLDAAVDVIDGKWKVLIIWALNHRRCRFGELRRLVPGVSEKVLAQQLRELEADGIVHRESYDVVPPKVEYSLTELGDELNTALGPLGAWGKRRMAVLEEAGQD
- a CDS encoding NAD(P)-dependent oxidoreductase; translated protein: MSETPVTVLGLGDMGTALARALMKAGHRTTVWNRTAAKAEALAAEGALTAATAGEAVAASPLVVVCLLDYDSVRQVLEPLGDALSGKAVVNLTNGTPQQARDLAAWAAGHGAHYLDGGIMAVPPMIGTPAAFLLYSGSPDVFADHRAVLDLFGESHHLGEDPGRAPLYDLALLSAMYGMFSGVLHAYALVRSDGVAAADVAPLLGRWLTAMSGAADGFAQQIDSGDHATGVVSNLAMQSAGFVNFTGSAGDQGISPELIAPIGDLMARRVADGHGHEGLSGLVELLGAGGPGAVQTR